The genomic interval GAAATTAGCTAAACCGTTCATAAAAAAATACGCTGATTCTTTGAACATAGATAAAGAATTTAATCAACTCCGGAAATATTGGGATTGGTATTTAAGCCATGCGCAGGTCGCAACCCCAGACCCACAAATGAACCTTGCCCTGAATATCTGGAATCAATATCAGAACAAAATTACGTTTTTGTTTTCACGGAATGCGTCGTATTACCATGGCGGACTTCTTTTCGGTAGGGGATACCGCGATGCCTGTCAGGATGCACTCGGTCCGGTTATGGTTGAACCAGATGCGGTTAAACAGCGGATTCTTGAAATGGCGCAGAATCAATTTAAAAATGGATCGGTTATGCATTGTTATTTTCCGATAACCGGTGGTGGTGAACGAACCGGACATTCGGATACCCCGCTTTGGTTTCCACTAGCGGTAACTAATTATCTGAAAGAGACCGGTGATTTTGCGATTCTTGAACAATCCGTTGAATATCTTGATGGGGGAAAGGGAACTATTTTACAGCATCTACTCAATAATATCAATTATGTCTTAAACGATACGACGAACCGTGGGTTACCGAAATTTGGTCCTGGCGATTGGAACGATACACTCGATTATCTCGGGCGGCAGGGCAAAGGGGAAAGCGTTTGGGTAGCGATGTGTCTAGCGCTTGCAATTAAGGAAACTGTGCAATTGCTGAAATATTTAGAATCGGAAAAAAAACTACAGAGTAAGGGGCTGATGTATCAAACTCGCTCGATACGTTCGTTACGTCAAAAGTATGAACAAGCATATTTTAAACTTGCTAATACCATCAACCGCCTTTGTTGGGATGGAAATTGGTATATCCGCGGAACGAATGATTGGGGTGAAATTATCGGCTCGAAGAAATGTAAAGAAGGGAAAATATTTATCAATACGCAGACCTGGGCGGTAATCAGCGGAATTGCCCCAAAAAACCGCGCAATTAAAGCACTCGATTCGGTTAGAAAATATCTTGATACCCCGAAAGGACCTCAACTCGTTGCGCCAGCATATACTGAAGTCAATCCGCGGATCGGGCTAGCAACCCGGTGCGTTCCGGGCAAAAAAGAAAATGGTGCGGTATTCAATCATCCGGTAACTTGGGCAATTTATGCGGAATGTTTACTCGGGCGCGGAGATATAGCGTATGAATATTATAAAAAAGCGTTACCACCAGCATTTCAGACCTCAAAAAAGATTAAGGTTAAAGTTAAACCATTATTTCCTCAATCGAAAATCTCCAAGCTACAATCTGAAATTATTTATGACCCGGCTGATGAGGATATCTACGAAGTCGAACCGTATGTTTATGCGGAATATGTTACCAGCCCGGAACATCCGACCTTTGGACAAGCATCACATTCTTGGTTAACTGGCACCGCTGCGTGGATGCTTCGTGATGGTCTTGACCATATTCTTGGTGTTAAGCCGACTTATAATGGTCTACTGGTTGACCCGTGTATACCGAAACATTGGAAAGAATACTCGGTCACCCGAAAATATCGCGACGCAACTTATCATATTACGGTAAAAAACCCTAGCGGGATTAATTGCGGGGTGAAAGAAATCTGGATTGACGGTAAAAAAATTGTATCGAATCTGCTACCTATTTTTCCAAAGGGCGAATCGCATTATATCACCGTAATCCTTGGCTAGTATAGGTTAGGGATAATTCATTAAAATCTAAATTGCTATTTGTTCATGACAAGTATTGATTGTTATTGCGTTCTTTTTAAAATTCCTCTTATTTTAAGACCCGTATTAAACACCAGAAATACTTGACAAATTTAAATAATGTGATATATTATATAACACTTAGTGTAGCGTGTGCATTAAATTTTTGTTAAAGATAGGAGGGATGTTTTTGAAGAAATTAACAAATTTGGGTAAAACATCTTTGATACGAAAGGAGGGAGAAAATTTTATGGCTAAAAAAATGAATTTGTTCCGGTTGTGCTTTTTCGTTGTAGTAATAATGTTTCTTAGTACCAGCATATCGTTTGCTTGGTATATATCAACGACCTATGCGTTTGTTACGGCTTCTGGTCCATATTTGAGTGCTGGATATGGAATCGCATTAGATTCGGTGAATAATCGGTTGTTAGCAAATTATTATTACGCT from bacterium carries:
- a CDS encoding glycosyl transferase family 36 is translated as MFERFDGELLGMGKYGHFSKDGKEFIIIRPDTPAPWVNYLTNKTYHVLITHVGGGYSFYISPKDSRITRWRYNALPWDRPGKYVYLRDNENGEYWSLSWQPVCKPPVFYQCRHGLGYTIIEQEYAHIRSTVCYFVPLEDELEVWHIRLINRGNKPRNLSIFSFVELCLGHALVDLINQPNDQHFNDVRFVQEDNAIYATKRYWVTYSGPTVKQANQAWNKWVYFSSSLPVIGFDGSRNKFIGPWRSESNPLAIEQGKCSNTMITAGDAVAALQNNISLAPKEELEFTIILGVVDKPHDRGLRTPVEPARKLAKPFIKKYADSLNIDKEFNQLRKYWDWYLSHAQVATPDPQMNLALNIWNQYQNKITFLFSRNASYYHGGLLFGRGYRDACQDALGPVMVEPDAVKQRILEMAQNQFKNGSVMHCYFPITGGGERTGHSDTPLWFPLAVTNYLKETGDFAILEQSVEYLDGGKGTILQHLLNNINYVLNDTTNRGLPKFGPGDWNDTLDYLGRQGKGESVWVAMCLALAIKETVQLLKYLESEKKLQSKGLMYQTRSIRSLRQKYEQAYFKLANTINRLCWDGNWYIRGTNDWGEIIGSKKCKEGKIFINTQTWAVISGIAPKNRAIKALDSVRKYLDTPKGPQLVAPAYTEVNPRIGLATRCVPGKKENGAVFNHPVTWAIYAECLLGRGDIAYEYYKKALPPAFQTSKKIKVKVKPLFPQSKISKLQSEIIYDPADEDIYEVEPYVYAEYVTSPEHPTFGQASHSWLTGTAAWMLRDGLDHILGVKPTYNGLLVDPCIPKHWKEYSVTRKYRDATYHITVKNPSGINCGVKEIWIDGKKIVSNLLPIFPKGESHYITVILG